A genome region from Paramisgurnus dabryanus chromosome 12, PD_genome_1.1, whole genome shotgun sequence includes the following:
- the ubr7 gene encoding putative E3 ubiquitin-protein ligase UBR7, translated as MAANDGEEATVSLVDVLEEDEELENEASAVLGGSDSEKCSYPEGYVKRQALYACNTCTPKGGEPAGLCLACSYKCHEGHDLFELYTKRNFRCDCGNDKFGEMECKLFADKEKFNSGNKYSHNFFGMYCTCDRPYPDPEDEVQDEMIQCVSCEDWLHGRHLGCVVPDCVELQEMICETCMNKAPFLWTYAADIAVPFITKVSSCKEEEDVKVEHDEEEEKRIKEENPKSPVDEKVQINGTSCKRKHQDEIEGSSEEGSCSGCRLKEMKASGRSRTQQGAVFWPSAWRTKLCLCTDCKILYADAGVSFLTDETDTVLAYENKGKSTEQAEQAGGAEGRDPLMSALNNLNRVQQLEIIHEYNDMKTELKDFLQTFAAEGKVVTPEDIRDFFEQQQSRKRRRANAGQFYCS; from the exons ATGGCGGCAAATGATGGAGAGGAGGCTACTGTATCTCTGGTGGACGTGTTAGAAGAAGACGAAGAGCTGGAGAACGAAGCCTCTGCTGTTCTCGGTGGCAGTGATTCAGAAAAGTGCTCATATCCAGAG gGTTATGTAAAGCGTCAGGCTCTGTATGCCTGCAACACCTGTACACCAAAGGGAGGAGAACCAGCTGGACTCTGTCTAGCATGTTCTTACAAGTGCCATGAAGGCCATGATCTTTTTGAGCTTTATACCAAGAG AAACTTCCGATGTGATTGTGGAAATGACAAGTTTGGGGAAATGGAATGCAAGCTATTTGCG GATAAAGAGAAATTCAATTCAGGGAACAAATACAGCCACAATTTCTTTGGCATGTATTGCACATGTGACAGACCCTACCCAGATCCAGAGGATGAG GTTCAAGATGAGATGATCCAGTGCGTCTCGTGTGAGGACTGGCTTCATGGTCGG CATTTGGGTTGTGTAGTGCCAGATTGTGTGGAGCTACAGGAAATGATTTGTGAGACTTGCATGAATAAAGCACCTTTCCTTTGGACATACGCTGCAGATATAGCAG TGCCATTTATAACAAAAGTCAGTTCATGCAAAGAAGAGGAAGACGTTAAGGTGGAACATgatgaggaagaagagaagAGAATTAAAGAGGAAAACCCAAAGAGCCCTGTGGATGAGAAG GTCCAGATCAACGGGACATCCTGTAAGCGGAAACACCAGGATGAAATTGAAGGTTCCTCAGAGGAGGGCTCGTGCTCAGGTTGCAGGCTGAAAGAGATGAAGGCTTCAGGAAGGAGCCGGACACAGCAGGGTGCCGTGTTCTGGCCTTCTGCCTGGCGCACCAAACTCTGCCTTTGCACTGACTGCAAG ATCCTTTATGCAGATGCAGGAGTGTCATTTCTCACGGATGAGACTGACACGGTCCTGGCTTATGAGAATAAGGGCAAGTCCACAGAGCAGGCTGAACAAGCGGGTGGGGCAGAGGGCCGTGACCCCTTGATGTCAGCCCTAAACAATCTGAATCGTGTTCAGCAGTTGGAGATTATCCATG AGTATAATGACATGAAGACAGAACTGAAGGACTTCCTGCAAACATTTGCCGCAGAAGGCAAG GTGGTGACGCCCGAGGACATTCGGGACTTTTTCGAACAGCAGCAAAGCCGTAAGAGACGAAGAGCCAACGCAGGCCAGTTTTATTGCAGCTAA